ACACAACGGTACACAACCAGTATGTGCAAAAAGTTAAGAACGGCAGATTACAACTCCATGTCATGACAAACCCTGAAATCAAACAGGAAATACAAACCCTTATACAGGAGGCAATCACTGATTATGCAAAATGAAAGTTTAACACCTGAAACTGAGGAACTCACAAAGCAGATGCCTTATGAAGATTTGAAGTATCCGCTGCTGCAGCGCGGGATCATTATCCCCCTGGCAATGACGGATTATATTGAGGGCTTGATCGCTCGCGATACACTCAGCGACGCGGAAGTGAATGCGATCCGTCAAGAGATGCTGCAGATTTTTCAAGACAACGGAACGGAAGTACCATCTGATTTTCATGCGAACTTTGATACATGGTTTCCGCGGAATAAACCTAACAATACAATCGTGGAACAATAAAATCGTGGAGAGCGGGGTGGACGCAGTACACTCGCCTGGCTGCTGATACCTTTGCTGCTTGCGCTACTGGAACCGGCTCTCCGGTAGGCGTGGTGCGCACCACGCACCTTTTAAACACAGAAAACCCTCTACCTGTAATGGGATAGAGGGTTCTGTGTTTGTAGATCAGACTTATATCATTCCTCCGTAAAGGGAAAGTAGAAGTCTGGCAAATCTTGCCAAGCATTCTCAAGTATTTCCGTTTGGCAGGAACGGCATACATCTGAAACCCAGCCGTCATCGGTTTCTATTGCCATTTCATCGTCATCGATGCGGTAGAAGTCGCCGCAGTATCGACAGTGTTGTACATCCATGCGTCAGTTTAGTCCTCCACTTCAGCGTCGGGGTTGATCGGTTCAGCATCCGCCCAGACGCGTTTCCTGTAAGCGATGAGTTCTTCAATCACGAAGCCTAACGCCTCTGGCGACTGGAAGCGTAAGAGCAAATCTAACTTATCGGCTTCCGATTCACCGCCTAACTTAATCACCAAATGCACCTGTTCGGGCGGTAATTCCGCGTTCAGATCGGGATGCCATTCCACGATAGAGAGCATCTCCAGCGGAAGATCATAAGCATTCGGGCGTTCAACCGACTTTCGCCGTGTGACTTCAAAACTCTGGGGTGGTTTAATTCTTTTCTTTCTCATCGAGATCTCCTTTATCACGGTTTTTCTCTATCTAATACTTTTACACACCACTATCCTTTACATAACCGCAAAGTTTACACTTATATTGCGCGCCATAAGACGGATACGGTTCATAATCGTGTCCGCATTTGAAGAAGCATCGCCATTGGCGACAGAACGTCTGCCACCACTTTCTTCGCTGTTGACGTTTTCGCTGTCGGACTCCCTCATATTTATCCATTGAATATCAGGGACGCGTCGCCGCGCCCCTGCCTCTTTAAAGACCCTTCGCCATTTGGCGGAGCCTACTTATTTTTATAACACCACATAAAGCAGATAGCCCCTGCCTCGTCTTTCTCATAGCCAACTGCTACCAGCATGGCAACGAAGGCACTACGGAAGCCACGCGTATCTTTCCATTTTTCCCATGTATCATAGCTTGGCCATTCCGCAGTATCCGTTTCCACGTCCGGAGACACTCAGGTTATCTCAGTCACCCAGTTCTCGCGCGTTTCAACATCGCGCTTCATAGATTCCAAAATATTGATCCACGCATTGAGCTGTGGCACAGGCATACTCTTACGGAAGGCTTCTGCTTCCGCTTCATCAAACTGATCCGGGAAAAGTCCTGTAATCTGACATAGATTTTCCACAGAGCAATCATAATGTATACATGCTCTTTCCAGACCGTACTTCATCCGAAAATCGTTGAGATTTAATTTCAAAAGTGCACACACAAGCTCGCCAGCAACAGTATTCAAGCGGTTCGTATCACGGATAAGCATAACGAGGTTTGCGAGGATCTCCTCGGGGACAACCGAAAGCGGAACCGCACCCGGAGACCGGCTGTTATCTTCAAACCAGACACTATCACGATTCCCTGAGAAACACACTTTTATACTGATAACCTCGGCATCCGGCAGAATATCAGAAACGCGAAGCTCTTTTTGTATAGCGGTCTCCGTTGTTTCCTCCGGGACAGGTGCCTCAATCAACGGCTTCGGTACCGGGATTTTCTGAACCCAAGATGCGTCCGTTTTTATCGCGGTTGCGACCTCCCGCATCTGATACGCCTCACTCTCGATTGTCGCTGTGAACTTCCTTGCGGACGGCTCCTCGCTGTCGATAAGCTTCTGAAAGGTGCCAGCATCTTGTCGGCGGAACGCATCCGCATTGAATAGGAGTGTCGTTTCACCGACGGGACGCGGGTATGCCTGTACGGCTTCAATGAGCGATTTGCGGTGCTTACGCCAATCTGCCTCTGCCTTCTTTCGCTCTTTTTTCAGCGACTGTTCCTCGGCATCCATGAAGCCGGTAAGCCAATCTGCTTCGTCCTCTATTGCTGCGGTGACAGCATTGTGCGAATTGATAATCGCTTGAATCTGCTCCGCATCGCCAGACTTCCGCAGATCGGTATCGTAGTCGTACATCTCCATTTGGAAGTCCGTATACGGCTCACCTTGCGATCGGACGAACTCAGCGAACCTTTTGCGCATCGCTCTGAAAGGGGACGACCACTTATCTTCTTGCGGCGCATACGCCTTTTTGAAAACCTTGTTAGTGGTTTCAACGGCTTTCTCAAAATTCTCGCTAAGCGACTTGGCTACCCGATCCGCCTGCGTGGCATCCAGACACGCCTGAAGGAACGCGGCATCTTTGGAAAGGACAAGGTTGTGGAGTTCTCGGAGCTGATTCATGGTGACATCTTCGTACGGATGCCAATAAGAATCTACTTTCCATTCCTGCTTCATCCATGCCCGAACCTCATCCATACCGACATCGTGCGTCTCGCCTAACTCGGCGATGTCTATCTCTATGTCATCCCAAAAATCGGATTTCTCGTCATCCGAGGCATCAACGAAAGGCTTACGGATTTTGACGATCTTGCCTGCTGCGTCCTTACGCTCCGGCGAGGCAGCCAATTCCCGAAGCCGTGCGAGCCGACCGTCGGACACCGCCCAGATCCTTAACTTCGGGGAATTGGTCTCCAGGAGTTCGACGACTTCAGCCCGCCACCGCCGGATGTTGGTATCCGGGATATTCCAGAGTTCATGTAAGGCAGAATTCGTCTGCTCAAAGAATTTCGGGAGCAGTAAGAGCTGCGTAACAGCGGCGCGCTTCTCTTTGTTCGTGAAGGGTTGACCGATACCCGTATTCAGCGCAGGATCGAATTTGAAGTTATCGAGGTGCATCATCTCGATAAACGCTTCTTCCTTGCCGTCGTGAATGTGTGCCAACACCTTTTCGAGTTTCGCATTCGTGGCGGCGAGGGTGCGGTGCGCGCCACACGCACACACGTACGGTAACTCGGTTTCAATGTTGGCAAGGTTTTCAGATCGAAAAACATCTATCGGGAATTCAGGCAGGAACCCCTTATTCGTCATGGATTCCGTTATATCCAAGATGTAGTTCTGGTTGAGATCACGGTTATTCAAAACTTCATAGACGTAAATCTCAGTAGGATCTATCCATTTCTTTTCCACGTGTAAATCTCCTTGACTTCGGTTTCACGGCGTGATAGAATACACACCGCAAAACCGTTATAGGAACTACGCTTTTTGCGTAGGGGTTTTGTAGGGGTGCTTATGCGCCCCTTATACTTTATCTGAACACGAAAACAAATTGAGTTGCCGCGGACGGGCGGGTGAGTCAAACAGCGCGGGCTGGATACCCGTACCGCCAGACGCAGCAAGCATCGTTTCGAGACTCTCAAATTCTTTGTATGCGTTAGGAACAGCGTCTTGGGAAAACAGGCGATACACATCGCCGTCAATCTCACCGTGTCCGATGACCTTCCCAACGCTGTCCATGAGTTGAAATTCTTTGACCATCGTTATAGCCCTTCCTTCTCGCAGTGGTATTTCACTGACCACAGCGATTGATCTAACCGCACAGCGCATTCCTCGTAACTCAGCGGCGGATCCTGCGCGCGGTATGCCTTCAACCGATCTAACTTGTCGGGTGTCATCCGATTGACGCGTTCGGTCCAGGCGGTTTGTCTGCGGCGTTTGACTTCCGCAACCTCGTAGCCCCGTGTGCGTGCCACAAGGATAACAAGGTGTCGATCGACACTTGATCGCCCGACACCCGTTTTTTCGGCGATCTCGTCATACGTCAGCCGCTCCCAAGCATCGTAAGGCGTGGTTGGATCCTCAAGCCACGCTTGGATCTTTTCTTTCGCGCTAACTTTCGCCACCGTTCTGACCTCCTTCATCCGTATTCTCTTTCACGAAATCAGCAACGACATCCCCAACAGCGTGCCACATCTCCTGTATAGTCGTTTCCTGCATCGCGACTTCGTGGATGAAATGTAACGCAACAGCTTCTTTGCCACCACCATAGAGAAAAAACTCCAAGCAGATGACTTTATCAATATGGGTGCTGCTATTGCCGTTTGTGTTTTCTGTCTCCGAAACACGAGCAACATGGATCAAGATCACCGAGTCGCCCGGATGCATCGCAATCTTGAACTCGCCCAACCGCTCCTGCGCAAAACGCGGCGTGTCGGGCATCTCGAATCCAAGTTGTTCAGAGAGCAGCGCAGCGATCTCCGCGCTGCGCAGATACGCTTTGAGGTTGCCATTGGCATGTGCATGGCTGACTTTGCCTTGAAACCTTTCAAAGGTCAGTACCTGTATCTGGTAGCAACCTTCGGTAGGGTGAATATACTCGTCTGTAATGTGAATCATGAAACTCCTTTCTTTGTGACATACACAATCCCATCCTCTTCCCGCTGGTGGATCTCCCCTTGTTTCTCAAGGGCAGCCAGCGCGGAGACGAAGTTGTAGGGCGATATATCGGTATCCATGTGAAACTGAATCTGGTTCAACAGTTGCGTTTTGGTGCATTCTCCGCCCCTATCCGTAAGGGCTTTCAGGATACACTTTTGATCCGCTTGATCGGTCGCATCCGCAAAGCCTTCAAAGTATAAATGGATATTCTGATTTATAAGCAGTATTTTAACTTCTTCTTTGGGTTGTCCTGAAATAATAACCTTGCTGATGAGGTTACAATATTCATCAAACGATAATCCGTTTTGACAGGCTTGTTTCGCGCCATCAATCAACCCTTCTTTATTCAAACTTGCCATTTCGTATGAGGGACGGTTGCCCGCCCCTATCTCCTTACTTCGCCACACCCGTGACGTTATACCCGCGCTTGGCGAGTTCCGCAATCAGCGAATCATCGCTGGCACGGTGTACCGGTGTGGCTTGTTTCTTCTCTGTGCCTGCGACAAGCACAGACATCAGTTCGAGAGCTTCGCGTACTTCGGCATAATTGACACCGAGATACTTCTGTGTTGTGGCAACATTCTTGTGTCCGAGCATCTCTTGGACAACAAAAATATCGTTGGTTTGTGAATACAAGCGTTGCGCGAACGATTTACGCATCGAGTGCGTGCCGAGCTTACCGTTGAGTCCTGCCTTGTCAAACGCTGCCATGAGCGCGTCGCTGCCTGCCTGCGTGGTCATCCGCTTGGGTGTCCCATTTTTGTTCTTGACGCGTGAGACGAACAGCGGTGTGTCCTTATCGACTGCGCCGAACAGCCCTGCCCTTTCCGTGTGCCATGCCATGATGTCTAACACCGCAGCCCGACCGTCCGCATTTAGCGGTACCGCGCGAGCCACCTCGCCACCTTTGACGATCTCCTTGTTGTAAAGCACATCTTTAACAGGCTTGTCGTTCTGCCACACATCGCCGATGGTGAGCGATAAGAGCTCATCAATGCGTCCACCGATGGAAACACCTAACAGAAACAGCGATCGGTTACGGATAGCGAACTGTCCCTCAAAAGATTCTGAAACCGCTTTGATTTCTGCGTTGTCAAGGGGTCGTGTGCCTTTCATGGTGTGTCCTCCAGTTGTTTATCAATGCGTCCTAACAACAGGGTTCGGATCGCTTCTTGTCGTTCCGTATCCGCGATCCCTTGCTTTAGGGCAGCATCAATGTCATCAGCGGTGACCAAATCCCAGTGTCCTTTCTCGTCGAGTAAGTGTTTCACTACGTCTGCGCCTTGAAATGCAAGTTCGCAGAGCCATGACTCGTCAGAGTGAGGCAGTTCCCAACCCTGTGCCAGCAAATGATCCAACAACGAGGCGGGGCCCGACGTAGCGTGCCGATGCGCACCGCGCGAGAATATCAACAGACCGCTTTCAATGATAATCGTGTAAGGCGTACCGTCCAGCACACCCTCTAAAAGTTTCAATGTGTGTGTCCTCCTGTGTCCTTATTATAGCATATCCCAATAGCAGTGTCAATAATAATGTCAATTATTTTTACAGGGGCAGTCACCTGCCCCTGTTTCCGTTTATCGGTGTTAGAGTTTTGCTAACTCGGCTTTGGCGAATTCCACGTCCATCTTGTCGATTTGCGATAACATGTCCTCGATCTCAGCGACTGGCATTTCCACTTCGTC
This genomic interval from Candidatus Poribacteria bacterium contains the following:
- a CDS encoding tyrosine-type recombinase/integrase; the encoded protein is MKGTRPLDNAEIKAVSESFEGQFAIRNRSLFLLGVSIGGRIDELLSLTIGDVWQNDKPVKDVLYNKEIVKGGEVARAVPLNADGRAAVLDIMAWHTERAGLFGAVDKDTPLFVSRVKNKNGTPKRMTTQAGSDALMAAFDKAGLNGKLGTHSMRKSFAQRLYSQTNDIFVVQEMLGHKNVATTQKYLGVNYAEVREALELMSVLVAGTEKKQATPVHRASDDSLIAELAKRGYNVTGVAK